The following are encoded in a window of Mycolicibacterium tusciae JS617 genomic DNA:
- a CDS encoding PE family protein: MQPMEHNPGAVGIGAQVVANGVRGLAAGTVATAAVTALVPAGADEVSAQAAAVFAKEGIEALALNTFAQEELSRAGAAYMEIAGIYEAVDSANATNF, from the coding sequence ATGCAACCGATGGAACACAATCCAGGTGCGGTCGGAATTGGCGCACAGGTAGTCGCAAACGGCGTGCGTGGCCTTGCCGCCGGGACCGTCGCCACTGCCGCAGTCACTGCGCTGGTGCCCGCGGGTGCGGACGAGGTTTCGGCTCAGGCAGCGGCCGTCTTCGCCAAGGAAGGCATCGAGGCCCTGGCGTTGAATACGTTTGCCCAGGAAGAGCTGTCCCGCGCCGGTGCGGCGTACATGGAGATCGCAGGTATTTACGAAGCGGTCGACAGCGCCAACGCCACCAACTTCTGA
- the eccA gene encoding type VII secretion AAA-ATPase EccA, with the protein MIEHLTNLFGSAVGMLPSSPARSFEIFSEITSMDETACDAWVGRIRCGDNDRVTLFRAWYSRANFGQLAGSAEISMNSINARVGIGGQFGDITYPINSPLAITMGFAVHEAAVGNYADAMEALEDIPSTGAEHLVAWVKAVIYGAAGRWSDVIDEVKGAGGWPDKFLAAAAGVAHGVAAANLGLFTEAERRLTESNSSPAGEACAPAIAWYLAMTRRGQGNEESALGLLEWLQATHPEPKVAAALKDPGYRLVTTTAEQIASRRDPWDAASVEADNSGRERLLAEAEAELDRQIGLTRVKEQIEAYRAATQMAKIRAARGMKVAQASKHMIFAGPPGTGKTTIARVVANILAGLGVIAEPKLVESSRKDFVAEYEGQSSVKTSRTIDHAIGGVLFIDEAYTLVQERDGRADPFGTEALDTLLARMENDRDRLVVIIAGYSSDIDRLLESNDGLRSRFATRIEFDSYLPSEIVDIAKVIAQANDSALDDEAAKRVLEAATLLSQRTLNGKPALDIAGNGRYARQLVEAGEQNRDMRLARSVDFESLGVEELSQINGDDMAAAITAVHRRLSIGE; encoded by the coding sequence ATGATTGAACACCTCACCAACCTCTTCGGCAGTGCAGTGGGGATGCTGCCCAGCTCCCCCGCGCGGTCATTCGAAATCTTTTCCGAGATCACGTCGATGGACGAAACGGCGTGCGACGCATGGGTAGGACGGATCCGTTGCGGCGACAACGACCGAGTCACCTTGTTCCGCGCGTGGTACTCCCGCGCGAACTTCGGACAACTGGCCGGATCCGCCGAGATCTCGATGAACAGCATCAACGCCAGGGTCGGAATCGGCGGACAGTTCGGTGACATCACCTATCCGATCAACTCGCCGCTGGCCATCACAATGGGCTTCGCGGTCCATGAGGCCGCGGTCGGCAACTACGCCGACGCCATGGAGGCGTTGGAGGACATTCCATCCACCGGCGCAGAGCATTTGGTGGCGTGGGTTAAGGCGGTGATCTACGGTGCGGCCGGGCGTTGGTCCGACGTCATCGACGAGGTCAAGGGTGCAGGCGGTTGGCCGGACAAGTTTCTCGCCGCCGCCGCCGGTGTCGCACACGGTGTGGCGGCGGCGAACCTGGGCCTGTTCACCGAGGCCGAACGGCGGCTGACAGAGTCGAACTCGTCGCCGGCCGGTGAGGCATGTGCGCCTGCCATTGCGTGGTATCTCGCCATGACGCGACGTGGTCAAGGCAACGAAGAATCGGCGCTGGGACTCCTGGAGTGGCTGCAGGCGACTCACCCCGAGCCCAAAGTCGCTGCGGCGTTGAAGGATCCGGGATACCGCCTGGTGACGACCACGGCCGAGCAGATCGCCTCGCGCCGGGATCCGTGGGATGCGGCCAGCGTCGAGGCCGACAATTCGGGCCGCGAGCGGCTGCTGGCCGAAGCGGAGGCCGAACTGGACCGTCAGATCGGGCTGACCCGCGTCAAGGAGCAGATCGAGGCGTACCGCGCCGCCACCCAGATGGCCAAGATCCGCGCGGCGCGCGGCATGAAGGTCGCTCAAGCGTCCAAGCACATGATCTTCGCCGGCCCGCCCGGTACCGGCAAGACGACGATCGCCCGTGTGGTGGCCAACATCCTGGCCGGCCTCGGCGTCATCGCCGAGCCCAAACTGGTCGAGTCGTCGCGCAAGGATTTCGTCGCCGAGTACGAAGGCCAGTCCTCGGTGAAGACGAGCCGGACGATCGACCACGCCATCGGCGGGGTGCTGTTCATCGACGAGGCGTACACCCTGGTGCAGGAGCGTGACGGACGTGCGGACCCGTTCGGCACCGAAGCACTGGACACGCTGCTTGCCCGCATGGAAAACGATCGCGACCGGCTCGTGGTGATCATTGCGGGGTACAGCTCCGATATCGACCGGCTACTGGAATCCAACGATGGTCTGCGCTCGCGCTTCGCGACCCGCATCGAGTTCGACTCCTATCTGCCGAGCGAGATCGTCGACATAGCCAAGGTGATTGCCCAGGCCAATGATTCAGCGCTGGACGACGAGGCCGCCAAGCGGGTGCTGGAAGCCGCAACGCTGCTGAGTCAGCGGACGCTCAACGGCAAGCCGGCGCTGGACATTGCAGGCAACGGCCGTTACGCCCGCCAACTGGTGGAAGCCGGCGAGCAGAACCGCGACATGAGACTGGCCCGGTCGGTGGACTTCGAGAGCCTCGGAGTCGAGGAGCTGAGCCAGATCAACGGCGACGACATGGCGGCGGCGATCACGGCCGTGCACCGGCGACTGAGTATCGGCGAGTAG
- a CDS encoding type VII secretion target, translating to MTTAHLNELTAQQVRAAADTRSATVAAEGVDTAVRSTHGIIASATAGAVSAVVAVRRSAGQRYDQSDDAMGRALDGQVPG from the coding sequence GTGACGACGGCGCACCTCAACGAACTGACCGCCCAGCAGGTGCGGGCCGCAGCCGACACCAGATCCGCCACCGTCGCTGCTGAGGGCGTGGACACCGCGGTCCGAAGCACCCACGGGATCATCGCGTCAGCCACCGCCGGTGCCGTCAGCGCCGTCGTCGCCGTGCGCCGCTCGGCGGGACAGCGCTACGACCAGTCCGATGATGCGATGGGCCGCGCGCTGGACGGACAGGTGCCGGGATGA
- the eccCb gene encoding type VII secretion protein EccCb, translating into MTVEPEQRVLREVVLDQLATGETRAYRMWLPPLADPTPVNELIERDHQWQPLRFGLGIMDEPRRHRQEVWGVDVASAGGNIAVGGAPQTGKSTFLQTLVLSAAATHTPGQVQFYCIDLGGGGLMYLEDLPHVGGVATRSEPDKVNRVVAEMKAVLRQREALFKQLRVGSMAAYRQMREDPNHPAAADPFGDVFMVIDGWPAFVAEFGDLEPMVQDLAGQGLQFGVHTVISTPRWTELKSRIRDYLGTKIEFRLGDVNETQVDRITREIPQNRPGRAISLEKHHLMMGVPRLDGVHSADDLVSAMSEAVQTISAQNTEQAPKVRVLPERIYLHELDPNPPGPDSDYRTRWTVPLGVRESDLSVAYNSMNTTPNLLIFGAPKSGKTRIAHAVAQAICARSSPAQVRFMLADFRSGLLDAVPESHLLDAGAINRNTTSLDEAIKALAFNLKQRLPPPDLTTAQLRARSWWRGPDVVLLVDDWHMIVAASGVVPPMAPLFPLLPASADIGLHLIVTCQMSQAHRATMDKFVGAAYGAGTPTLFLSGEKQDFPSREIKVQRRPPGQAFLVTPDAKEVIQAAYVDPPEEEVF; encoded by the coding sequence ATGACAGTCGAACCGGAGCAGCGGGTGCTGCGCGAGGTCGTCCTCGATCAGTTGGCGACCGGTGAGACTCGCGCGTATCGGATGTGGTTGCCGCCGTTGGCCGATCCGACCCCGGTGAACGAACTCATCGAACGTGATCACCAGTGGCAGCCCCTGCGGTTCGGGCTCGGGATCATGGACGAGCCGCGGCGGCACCGCCAGGAGGTGTGGGGCGTTGACGTTGCGTCGGCCGGCGGCAACATCGCCGTGGGTGGCGCGCCGCAGACCGGCAAGTCCACGTTCCTCCAGACGCTCGTGCTGTCCGCGGCCGCGACGCACACGCCGGGGCAGGTGCAGTTCTACTGCATCGACCTCGGCGGTGGCGGGCTGATGTACCTCGAGGACCTGCCGCATGTCGGCGGCGTGGCGACACGGTCGGAACCAGACAAGGTGAACCGCGTCGTCGCCGAAATGAAAGCCGTTCTGCGCCAACGAGAGGCGCTGTTCAAGCAGCTGCGCGTGGGGTCGATGGCGGCTTACCGGCAGATGCGTGAAGATCCGAACCACCCCGCCGCCGCCGACCCGTTCGGCGATGTCTTCATGGTGATCGATGGCTGGCCGGCGTTCGTCGCGGAGTTCGGAGATCTCGAACCCATGGTCCAGGACCTTGCCGGGCAGGGTCTGCAGTTCGGCGTGCACACAGTGATTTCCACGCCCCGGTGGACCGAGTTGAAGTCACGTATCCGCGATTACCTCGGTACCAAGATCGAATTCCGGCTGGGCGACGTGAATGAGACTCAGGTCGACCGCATCACCCGCGAGATCCCACAGAACCGGCCCGGTCGTGCAATCTCGCTGGAGAAGCATCACTTGATGATGGGAGTCCCCCGACTCGACGGGGTGCACAGTGCCGACGATCTCGTCTCGGCGATGTCGGAGGCCGTGCAGACGATCAGCGCGCAGAACACCGAGCAGGCGCCGAAGGTGCGCGTGCTGCCGGAGCGCATCTACCTACACGAACTCGATCCGAACCCACCCGGCCCGGACAGCGACTACCGAACCCGGTGGACGGTGCCGCTCGGCGTGCGCGAATCGGATCTGTCGGTGGCCTACAACTCCATGAACACGACGCCGAACCTGCTGATCTTCGGAGCGCCGAAGTCGGGCAAGACGCGTATCGCGCACGCGGTCGCGCAGGCCATTTGTGCGCGCAGCAGCCCAGCGCAGGTGCGGTTCATGCTGGCCGATTTCCGTTCAGGACTCCTCGACGCAGTGCCGGAAAGCCACCTGCTGGACGCTGGGGCGATCAACCGCAACACCACGTCGCTGGACGAAGCGATCAAGGCGCTGGCGTTCAATCTCAAACAACGGCTGCCACCTCCTGACCTCACCACCGCGCAGCTGCGGGCGCGGTCATGGTGGAGGGGCCCCGACGTCGTCCTTCTGGTCGACGACTGGCACATGATCGTCGCCGCGAGCGGCGTGGTGCCCCCGATGGCGCCGCTGTTCCCGTTGCTGCCCGCCTCGGCGGACATCGGTCTGCATCTCATCGTGACGTGCCAGATGAGTCAGGCGCACCGGGCCACCATGGACAAGTTCGTGGGTGCCGCGTACGGCGCCGGTACGCCGACCCTGTTCTTGTCCGGGGAGAAGCAGGACTTCCCCTCACGGGAGATCAAGGTGCAACGCCGACCCCCTGGCCAGGCTTTTCTCGTCACACCGGACGCGAAGGAGGTCATCCAGGCGGCCTATGTGGATCCACCGGAAGAAGAAGTGTTCTGA
- a CDS encoding WXG100 family type VII secretion target, whose product MAMNTDVAVLAKEAANFGRISGELTVVISQVEATAGALAAQMVGQAGTAAQQALLRFQEAAAQQTKQLDDISANIHTGGVQYTTTDDDQASAFSSSMNINH is encoded by the coding sequence ATGGCAATGAATACAGACGTTGCTGTCCTCGCCAAGGAGGCAGCGAACTTTGGACGGATCTCCGGTGAGCTCACGGTAGTCATCTCGCAGGTCGAGGCAACCGCAGGTGCACTCGCCGCCCAGATGGTCGGCCAGGCCGGCACCGCGGCTCAGCAGGCACTGCTCCGCTTCCAGGAGGCGGCCGCACAGCAGACCAAGCAGCTCGACGACATCTCGGCCAACATCCACACGGGTGGAGTCCAGTACACGACGACCGACGATGACCAGGCCAGCGCCTTCTCGTCATCGATGAACATCAACCACTAG
- a CDS encoding PPE family protein, with translation MYWHGMPPELNTARLMMGAGPAPMLQAAMGWEALAISLETQADELAASLAALTSVWSGSASEHAVTATMPMVIWLRTVSAQAMKRALQATAQANAYSAAMTTTPPLAEIEQNHITHGVLEATNFFWVNTVPIALNEADYFIRMWNQAAGAMDVYQAETLLNLMFEMIATPKPIVVPGVGEGVVGAAIGTAAAMAPGAVVRNAAIATVSAVAKMETVRLNAGNAASQGNMAAQRAEGQAQRADNTAQQAGNQGQMQQGMQMGMQMASQLGSTLGQLPQQASQMVMQPMQQLTQPLQQVTSMFSQLGSMGGEKAQMGLIGTSPLSNHPLAGGSGASSGAGLVRAASLPGAGGTAARTSLLANLIGEMKPAVPAGAAAGAGGMGLAPVGAGGGMGAPMGGMGQRGKSGGAKTGLTAPGVLPQDLGEDEDDDW, from the coding sequence ATGTATTGGCATGGAATGCCGCCCGAGCTGAACACTGCGCGGCTGATGATGGGTGCCGGCCCGGCACCCATGCTTCAGGCTGCGATGGGGTGGGAAGCACTGGCGATTTCCCTCGAGACTCAGGCCGATGAATTGGCCGCGAGTCTGGCTGCCCTGACATCGGTGTGGAGCGGTTCGGCCAGTGAGCACGCGGTTACCGCGACCATGCCCATGGTCATCTGGCTGCGGACGGTTTCCGCTCAGGCGATGAAGCGCGCTCTGCAGGCAACGGCACAGGCCAACGCTTATAGCGCCGCGATGACGACCACTCCACCGCTAGCGGAGATCGAGCAGAACCACATCACCCACGGGGTGCTCGAGGCCACCAACTTCTTCTGGGTCAACACCGTTCCGATCGCGTTGAACGAGGCTGACTACTTCATTCGGATGTGGAATCAGGCCGCCGGGGCGATGGACGTCTATCAGGCCGAAACCCTGTTGAACCTGATGTTCGAGATGATCGCAACGCCAAAGCCGATCGTGGTCCCCGGTGTCGGCGAGGGTGTCGTCGGCGCGGCAATCGGAACCGCAGCGGCAATGGCGCCGGGGGCCGTGGTGCGAAACGCGGCGATCGCCACGGTCAGCGCTGTGGCCAAGATGGAAACCGTAAGGCTGAATGCCGGCAATGCGGCGTCGCAGGGCAACATGGCCGCCCAGCGTGCCGAAGGCCAGGCGCAGCGGGCCGACAACACCGCTCAGCAGGCGGGCAATCAGGGCCAGATGCAGCAGGGCATGCAGATGGGCATGCAGATGGCCTCGCAGCTTGGATCGACGCTCGGGCAGCTTCCGCAGCAGGCCAGCCAGATGGTCATGCAGCCGATGCAACAGCTGACGCAGCCGCTGCAGCAGGTGACGTCGATGTTCAGCCAGCTGGGCAGCATGGGCGGCGAGAAGGCCCAGATGGGCCTGATCGGCACAAGTCCGCTGTCCAACCACCCGCTGGCAGGTGGCTCTGGTGCCAGTTCCGGAGCCGGCCTCGTCCGCGCGGCGTCGCTGCCGGGCGCAGGTGGCACGGCGGCACGAACCTCCTTGTTGGCCAACCTAATCGGTGAGATGAAGCCCGCGGTCCCGGCCGGCGCCGCCGCCGGCGCGGGCGGTATGGGCCTTGCTCCCGTCGGCGCAGGCGGCGGCATGGGTGCCCCGATGGGCGGCATGGGCCAGCGCGGTAAGAGCGGCGGGGCCAAAACAGGGCTGACGGCACCGGGCGTACTTCCGCAGGACCTGGGCGAAGACGAGGACGACGACTGGTGA
- a CDS encoding ESX secretion-associated protein EspG: protein MDSAQSARRDATHVDDVVGVEVTIDGMLVIADRLGHSEFPTALGIRLNIPQPELRDIVWEQVTRDLTAQGVLDVFGRPHPEVAAMVDTLSRSDRTLEGRWWRRDIGGKMIRFVVCRKGDRHVVAARDGDMLVLQRVAPQVGLAGMVNTVLGTANAADVEPLTGVASELGECRDANQLLKYGVAPTSARAYADIIANPASWVEITAVERHPGGTFTNTDVAAGVLDARQGRIVSIPRRVNGELYGSFLPGSPENVQRALDGLIEFLPSGKWFEQTSTDPAEANGTELQ, encoded by the coding sequence ATGGACAGTGCGCAATCGGCGCGCCGCGACGCCACGCATGTCGATGACGTCGTCGGCGTCGAGGTCACGATCGACGGGATGCTCGTCATCGCCGACCGCCTCGGCCATTCTGAGTTTCCGACGGCGTTGGGCATCCGGCTCAACATTCCCCAGCCGGAACTGCGCGACATCGTCTGGGAACAGGTGACGCGCGACCTGACGGCACAGGGCGTGCTCGACGTGTTCGGTCGGCCCCATCCCGAGGTTGCCGCGATGGTCGACACCCTCAGCCGGTCCGACCGCACGCTCGAAGGTCGGTGGTGGCGGCGCGATATCGGCGGCAAGATGATCCGATTCGTGGTGTGCCGCAAGGGAGATCGTCATGTCGTCGCCGCGCGTGACGGGGACATGCTCGTCCTGCAACGCGTGGCCCCGCAGGTCGGCTTGGCAGGAATGGTGAACACGGTGCTCGGCACCGCGAACGCTGCCGATGTCGAACCTCTGACTGGCGTCGCGAGCGAACTGGGAGAATGCCGTGATGCAAACCAGCTCCTGAAGTACGGCGTCGCACCAACTTCGGCGCGCGCGTATGCCGACATCATCGCCAACCCGGCGAGCTGGGTCGAGATCACCGCGGTGGAACGCCATCCGGGTGGCACCTTCACAAACACCGATGTCGCGGCCGGAGTGCTCGACGCCCGGCAGGGTCGCATCGTGTCAATACCCCGCCGCGTGAACGGCGAGCTCTACGGCAGCTTTCTGCCGGGCAGCCCAGAGAACGTCCAACGCGCGCTGGACGGCTTGATCGAGTTCTTGCCGTCTGGCAAGTGGTTCGAGCAGACCTCAACCGACCCAGCCGAAGCCAACGGAACCGAGTTGCAGTGA
- the eccB gene encoding type VII secretion protein EccB yields MASFRLTTKVQVSGWRFLLRRVEHAIVRRDTRMFDDPLQFYSRAVSAGIIIAVLVCLGAALLAYFKPLGKRGSDALLVDRTTNQLYVMIPGTDELRPVYNLTSARLVLGNAGTPVAVKSDELDRMHKGQPIGIPGAPYATPVGGSNSTWTLCDTVTKPESVAPEVRTSVIVQPLQVDSSVGPMRADEGVLVSYDNDTWLVTETGRHAIDLSDRAVTSAVGIPVTSKPTPISEGLFNALPNSGPLLLPAIARFGEPNTVGLPPNLVIGSVFTALTEDGEQHFVVLADGVARINGTTAAALRATNSFGLVTPPPVEASTVARITEQIFVSPLPDEPLEILLRDEAPTLCWAWQREPGDQAPKTTVIAGRHLPIAPSAMNSGIDQIGGDATVYLDGGKYIRLQSPDPRYGESLYYIDPQGVRYGLSDEQTGGTIGLNAPVTAPWQVVSLLVDGPVLSKQAALLEHDTLPPNPNPRKVEDGADAGAQPVTANSGGGG; encoded by the coding sequence ATGGCGAGTTTTCGGCTTACCACCAAGGTGCAGGTCAGCGGTTGGCGCTTCCTGCTCCGCAGGGTCGAGCACGCGATCGTGCGACGCGACACGCGTATGTTCGACGATCCGCTGCAGTTTTACAGTCGCGCAGTGTCGGCCGGCATCATCATCGCCGTTCTGGTCTGCCTGGGCGCGGCGCTTCTGGCGTACTTCAAACCCCTCGGAAAGCGGGGCAGTGACGCACTTCTCGTCGATCGCACCACCAATCAGCTCTACGTGATGATTCCCGGTACCGATGAGCTGCGGCCCGTCTACAACTTGACCTCGGCACGCCTGGTGCTGGGCAACGCGGGCACTCCGGTTGCGGTGAAGTCCGATGAGCTGGACCGGATGCACAAGGGGCAGCCGATCGGCATTCCCGGTGCCCCCTATGCCACGCCCGTCGGAGGCTCCAACTCGACGTGGACGTTGTGCGACACCGTGACCAAGCCAGAAAGTGTGGCTCCCGAGGTCAGGACATCGGTGATTGTGCAACCGCTGCAAGTCGACTCGTCGGTCGGCCCGATGCGCGCCGACGAGGGTGTGCTGGTGAGCTACGACAACGACACCTGGCTGGTGACCGAGACCGGACGACACGCCATCGACCTCTCCGACCGTGCTGTGACATCGGCGGTAGGTATACCCGTCACCTCCAAGCCGACGCCGATTTCGGAGGGACTCTTCAACGCGCTGCCCAACTCCGGGCCCTTGCTGCTCCCGGCCATCGCCCGTTTCGGTGAACCGAATACCGTTGGCCTGCCGCCGAATCTGGTGATCGGCTCGGTATTCACGGCGCTCACCGAAGACGGCGAGCAGCACTTCGTGGTGCTCGCTGACGGCGTGGCGCGGATCAACGGCACCACCGCGGCGGCGCTGCGCGCAACAAATTCCTTCGGACTGGTCACGCCACCGCCCGTCGAAGCCAGCACGGTCGCGAGGATCACCGAGCAGATTTTCGTGTCGCCGCTGCCGGATGAGCCGTTGGAGATCCTGTTGCGTGACGAGGCGCCGACGCTGTGCTGGGCCTGGCAGCGCGAGCCGGGCGATCAGGCGCCGAAGACGACGGTGATCGCCGGCCGTCATCTACCGATCGCACCGTCGGCGATGAACAGCGGAATAGACCAGATCGGTGGCGACGCCACCGTCTATCTCGACGGCGGCAAGTACATCCGCCTGCAGTCTCCCGACCCCCGCTACGGCGAGAGTCTCTACTACATCGATCCGCAGGGCGTGCGGTACGGCTTGTCCGACGAGCAGACGGGCGGCACCATCGGCCTGAATGCACCGGTGACCGCACCGTGGCAGGTGGTCAGTCTCCTGGTGGACGGACCGGTGCTGTCCAAACAGGCAGCGCTGCTCGAACACGACACCCTGCCGCCAAACCCCAACCCGCGCAAGGTCGAAGACGGAGCCGACGCCGGGGCGCAACCCGTGACGGCGAACAGCGGAGGTGGCGGATGA
- the eccCa gene encoding type VII secretion protein EccCa: MTTKKFTPIIKRGPRLTPGEINVTPPDDLGVEIPPSGMQKALPWVMGGCMLGMIAIMIFTGIRQLSPYMLMMPLMMVMGTVGFMAGGGPGGKRVPEINADRKEYLRYLAGLRTRVTSSASAQVTFFNYHAPHPDDLLSIIGTNRQWSRPTNADFFSAVRIGLGAEPAVDRLLKPAVGGELAGPQGAPQPHLEPVSHMWVTKFLRTHGLIHDCPKLVQLRTFPTIAVGGDPDGAAGLLTAMICHLAVFHPPDLLQIRVLTDNPEDPDWAWLKWLPHVQHQTDTDAAGATRLVFTRPDGLSDLTARGPHTPDATPAGPYVVVIDLSGGRAGFPVDGRAGVTVITLGNHRGSAYRIRVDADGTADDRLPNQTFRLVTSMTDRMKPDSASRIARKLAGWSITGTIIDKSVRVQKKVATEWHQLVGAQTIEDVTPNRWRMFTDTDRDRLRIPFGHELKTGDIMHLDIKEGAEFGAGPHGMLIGTTGSGKSEFLRTLILSLAATHHPDQINLLLTDFKGGSTFLGMEKLPHTAAVVTNMEEEAELVSRMGEVLTGELDRRQSILRQAGLQVGAAGALSGVAEYEKHRERGAELPPLPTLFVVVDEFAELLQNHPDFIGLFDRICRVGRSLRVHLLLATQSLNTGGVRIDKLEPNLTYRIALRTTSSAESKAVIGTPEAQYITNKESGVGFLRVGMEDPVKFHSVYTGVNYVPTALVQDDDGEVKPKHQGPDRIRIHRFTAAPILDAAGVEV; the protein is encoded by the coding sequence ATGACCACCAAGAAGTTCACCCCGATCATCAAGCGCGGACCACGTCTGACGCCCGGCGAGATCAATGTGACACCACCGGATGACCTCGGTGTCGAGATCCCGCCGTCCGGTATGCAGAAGGCGCTGCCGTGGGTCATGGGCGGCTGCATGCTCGGCATGATCGCGATCATGATCTTCACCGGTATCCGGCAGCTGTCGCCGTACATGCTGATGATGCCGCTGATGATGGTGATGGGCACCGTGGGCTTCATGGCGGGTGGCGGCCCGGGCGGCAAGCGGGTCCCCGAGATCAACGCCGACCGTAAGGAATACCTGCGATACCTTGCGGGACTTCGCACCCGCGTCACGTCGTCGGCATCTGCTCAGGTGACGTTCTTCAACTATCACGCACCGCATCCCGACGATCTGCTCTCCATCATCGGGACCAATCGGCAATGGTCGCGTCCCACCAACGCGGACTTCTTCTCGGCCGTCCGGATCGGTCTCGGTGCCGAGCCCGCCGTGGACCGCTTGCTGAAGCCCGCGGTCGGCGGTGAGCTGGCCGGCCCGCAGGGAGCTCCCCAACCGCATCTGGAACCCGTCAGCCACATGTGGGTCACAAAATTTCTGCGCACCCACGGGTTGATCCACGACTGCCCCAAACTGGTGCAGCTGCGTACCTTTCCGACCATTGCGGTCGGCGGAGACCCCGACGGGGCTGCGGGTCTGCTCACGGCGATGATCTGCCACCTGGCCGTCTTTCATCCACCGGACCTGTTGCAGATCCGGGTGCTCACCGACAATCCGGAAGATCCGGACTGGGCCTGGCTCAAGTGGCTGCCCCACGTGCAGCACCAGACCGACACCGACGCCGCGGGCGCGACGCGCCTGGTGTTCACCCGTCCCGACGGGTTGAGCGATCTGACCGCCCGCGGTCCCCACACCCCCGACGCCACCCCTGCCGGTCCGTACGTCGTCGTCATCGATCTTTCGGGCGGTCGGGCGGGGTTTCCCGTCGACGGCCGGGCCGGCGTCACCGTGATCACACTCGGAAACCACCGCGGCTCGGCGTACCGCATCCGTGTCGATGCCGACGGCACTGCCGACGACCGGCTGCCCAATCAGACGTTCCGACTGGTGACTTCGATGACTGACCGGATGAAGCCGGATAGCGCGAGCCGCATCGCCCGCAAGCTCGCCGGTTGGTCGATCACCGGCACCATCATCGACAAGAGCGTACGGGTGCAGAAGAAGGTCGCCACCGAATGGCACCAACTGGTCGGCGCGCAGACGATCGAAGACGTGACACCCAACAGGTGGCGGATGTTCACCGACACCGACCGCGACCGGCTGCGAATCCCCTTCGGCCACGAGCTGAAAACCGGCGACATCATGCATCTCGACATCAAGGAGGGTGCTGAGTTCGGCGCGGGCCCGCACGGGATGCTCATCGGTACAACGGGTTCCGGAAAATCGGAGTTCTTGCGCACACTGATCCTGTCGCTGGCGGCTACGCACCATCCCGACCAGATCAACCTGCTGCTCACCGACTTCAAGGGTGGCTCGACATTCCTGGGCATGGAGAAGTTGCCGCACACCGCCGCGGTCGTCACCAACATGGAAGAGGAAGCCGAACTCGTCAGCCGCATGGGTGAGGTGCTCACCGGCGAGTTGGACCGCCGGCAGTCCATCCTGCGGCAGGCCGGCCTGCAGGTCGGCGCCGCGGGCGCCCTGTCCGGTGTGGCCGAGTACGAGAAGCACCGTGAACGAGGCGCCGAACTTCCGCCGCTGCCCACGCTTTTCGTGGTCGTCGACGAGTTCGCCGAATTGCTGCAGAACCACCCGGACTTCATCGGGCTTTTCGATCGAATCTGTCGTGTGGGTCGTTCGCTGCGGGTCCATCTGCTGCTGGCCACCCAGTCGCTCAACACCGGCGGTGTGCGCATCGACAAGCTGGAACCCAACCTCACGTACCGGATCGCGCTGCGAACCACGAGTTCGGCGGAATCCAAGGCGGTGATCGGAACGCCTGAGGCGCAATACATCACGAACAAGGAAAGCGGCGTCGGATTCCTCCGAGTCGGTATGGAAGACCCCGTCAAATTCCACAGCGTGTACACCGGCGTCAACTATGTGCCGACCGCGCTCGTGCAGGACGACGACGGCGAAGTCAAGCCAAAGCATCAGGGGCCGGACCGGATCCGTATCCACCGATTCACTGCGGCGCCGATTCTCGATGCGGCTGGAGTCGAGGTATGA
- a CDS encoding WXG100 family type VII secretion target, giving the protein MTEQVWNFAGIEGGAGEIGSAVQRTDSLLDEGKASLAALASVWGGTGSDAYQAVQMRWDATSAELNSALLNLAHTVGNAGQSMAQTEAGVTAMF; this is encoded by the coding sequence ATGACTGAACAGGTATGGAACTTCGCGGGGATCGAGGGTGGAGCCGGTGAGATCGGCTCGGCCGTCCAGCGGACCGATTCCCTGCTCGATGAAGGCAAGGCCTCGCTTGCGGCACTGGCCTCCGTGTGGGGCGGCACCGGTTCGGATGCCTATCAGGCCGTGCAGATGCGGTGGGATGCCACCTCTGCTGAGCTCAACTCGGCCCTGCTGAATCTCGCGCACACCGTTGGAAACGCCGGTCAGTCCATGGCGCAGACCGAAGCCGGCGTCACCGCAATGTTCTGA